One window of Bos indicus isolate NIAB-ARS_2022 breed Sahiwal x Tharparkar chromosome 18, NIAB-ARS_B.indTharparkar_mat_pri_1.0, whole genome shotgun sequence genomic DNA carries:
- the LOC109571973 gene encoding lutropin subunit beta isoform X2 — MEMFQGLLLWLLLGVAGVWASRGPLRPLCQPINATLAAEKEACPVCITFTTSICAGYCPSMRVLPVILPPMPQRVCTYHELRFASVRLPGCPPGVDPMVSFPVALSCHCGPCRLSSTDCGGPRTQPLACDHPPLPDILFL; from the exons ATGGAGATGTTCCAG GgactgctgctgtggctgctgctgggcGTGGCCGGGGTGTGGGCTTCCAGGGGGCCACTGCGGCCGCTGTGCCAGCCCATCAACGCCACCCTGGCGGCTGAGAAGGAGGCCTGCCCTGTCTGTATCACTTTCACCACCAGCATCTGCGCCGGCTACTGCCCCAGCATG CGGGTGCTGCCTGTCATCCTGCCGCCCATGCCCCAGCGGGTGTGCACCTACCATGAGCTGCGCTTCGCCTCCGTTCGGCTCCCCGGCTGCCCACCTGGAGTGGACCCAATGGTCTCCTTCCCCGTGGCCCTCAGCTGTCACTGTGGACCCTGCCGCCTCAGCAGCACTGACTGCGGGGGTCCCAGAACCCAACCCTTGGCCTGTGACCACCCCCCGCTCCCAGACATCCTCTTCCTCTAA
- the LOC109571973 gene encoding lutropin subunit beta isoform X1, with translation MEMFQGLLLWLLLGVAGVWASRGPLRPLCQPINATLAAEKEACPVCITFTTSICAGYCPSMKRVLPVILPPMPQRVCTYHELRFASVRLPGCPPGVDPMVSFPVALSCHCGPCRLSSTDCGGPRTQPLACDHPPLPDILFL, from the exons ATGGAGATGTTCCAG GgactgctgctgtggctgctgctgggcGTGGCCGGGGTGTGGGCTTCCAGGGGGCCACTGCGGCCGCTGTGCCAGCCCATCAACGCCACCCTGGCGGCTGAGAAGGAGGCCTGCCCTGTCTGTATCACTTTCACCACCAGCATCTGCGCCGGCTACTGCCCCAGCATG AAGCGGGTGCTGCCTGTCATCCTGCCGCCCATGCCCCAGCGGGTGTGCACCTACCATGAGCTGCGCTTCGCCTCCGTTCGGCTCCCCGGCTGCCCACCTGGAGTGGACCCAATGGTCTCCTTCCCCGTGGCCCTCAGCTGTCACTGTGGACCCTGCCGCCTCAGCAGCACTGACTGCGGGGGTCCCAGAACCCAACCCTTGGCCTGTGACCACCCCCCGCTCCCAGACATCCTCTTCCTCTAA
- the SAXO3 gene encoding stabilizer of axonemal microtubules 3, with protein MAGRTLALRYGPPWSPISGTEVPGSWPNWHLTSSGVAHHFIPPVSFPPPTVQSTVAEPLPPASKQDLHIWAFDEVISRWETTSGSALVPKTHGGPYAQPKTPEPANPTRTVGIKDLGEKLRHRGWRLPLITKHQCSETKAQYGGWPDLDRGPTSYFGPQPLELADHHRGGPSQALIPWTKNPELAGRPFTISDRGILDRHQLYLTTSARDFRPYSKKELSSYPCKDSMTSNFGETPQAGGHSQKQLPCPSSSRPPQRAKIRLPRGRPVIPVVPHRGALTLAQESYNLPLHPLRRLDRFCPLELPWGGPPWKPVSGIYSVPHAYRTENSNYGSLKPALV; from the exons ATGGCGGGTCGGACCCTAGCTCTGCGCTACGGTCCCCCATGGTCCCCCATCTCTGGGACCGAGGTGCCTGGATCCTGGCCCAACTGGCATCTCACGAGCAGTGGCGTCGCCCACCACTTTATCCCGCCCGTGTCCTTCCCCCCGCCCACTGTGCAG TCCACGGTCGCGGAGCCCCTGCCCCCGGCCTCAAAGCAGGATTTGCATATCTGGGCTTTCGACGAGGTCATCAGCAGATGGGAGACAACCTCGGGCTCAGCTCTCGTGCCTAAGACCCACGGAGGGCCCTACGCCCAGCCCAAGACCCCAGAACCTGCGAACCCCACCCGGACTGTGGGGATCAAGGATTTAGGGGAAAAA CTCAGACATCGCGGCTGGCGCCTCCCTCTGATCACCAAGCACCAGTGCAGTGAGACGAAGGCGCAGTACGGCGGCTGGCCCGACCTGGACCGGGGACCCACCTCTTATTTCGGGCCCCAACCCCTAGAGCTTGCGGACCACCACCGAGGGGGCCCTTCCCAG GCTTTAATCCCTTGGACCAAGAACCCCGAGCTGGCCGGCCGGCCTTTCACAATTTCTGACCGGGGCATACTGGACCGCCATCAACTCTATCTGACCACTTCGGCCCGGGATTTTCGGCCCTATTCGAA GAAGGAGTTGTCAAGCTATCCTTGCAAGGATTCGATGACCTCAAACTTCGGGGAGACGCCCCAGGCCGGCGGCCACAGCCAGAAGCAGCTGCCTTGTCCGTCCTCCTCTCGGCCACCCCAGCGGGCGAAAATCCGCTTGCCTCGCGGCCGCCCGGTAATACCCGTCGTGCCTCACCGCGGGGCGCTGACTCTGGCTCAGGAATCTTACAACCTCCCGCTGCACCCACTCCGCCGGCTGGATCGTTTCTGCCCGCTGGAGCTGCCCTGGGGCGGCCCCCCCTGGAAGCCGGTGTCAGGCATCTACAGCGTGCCTCATGCCTACCGCACCGAGAACTCCAACTACGGCAGCTTGAAGCCAGCGTTGGTCTGA
- the NTF4 gene encoding neurotrophin-4 codes for MLPHPSGSLPILLLFLLPSVPMEPHPPPSPLPPFPAPEWDLLSPRVALSRGTPTGPPLLFLLESGAFGEPVGSPANRSRRGVSETAPASRRGELAVCDAVSGWVTDRRTAVDLRGREVEVLGEVPAAGGSPLRQYFFETRCKAASAGEGGPGGGGGGCRGVDRRHWVSECKAKQSYVRALTTDAQGRVGWRWIRIDTACVCTLLSRTGRA; via the coding sequence ATGCTCCCGCACCCCTCaggctccctccccatcctcctgcTTTTCCTCCTCCCCAGTGTCCCGAtggagccccaccccccaccctcacccctgcccccatTTCCAGCCCCTGAGTGGGACCTCTTGTCCCCCCGGGTGGCCCTGTCCAGGGGTACCCCCACGGGGCCCCCTCTGCTCTTTCTGCTGGAGTCTGGGGCCTTTGGGGAGCCAGTCGGCAGCCCAGCTAACCGCAGTCGGCGAGGGGTGAGCGAGACAGCACCAGCCAGTCGCCGTGGAGAGCTGGCCGTGTGTGACGCAGTCAGTGGCTGGGTGACAGACCGCCGGACTGCTGTGGACCTGCGTGGGCGTGAGGTGGAGGTGCTGGGCGAGGTGCCTGCAGCTGGTGGCAGTCCCCTGCGCCAGTACTTCTTTGAAACCCGCTGCAAGGCTGCCAGTGCTGGGGAAGGTGGccctggtgggggtggaggaggctgCCGGGGTGTGGACCGGAGGCACTGGGTGTCTGAGTGTAAGGCCAAGCAGTCCTACGTGCGGGCATTGACCACCGATGCCCAGGGCCGTGTGGGCTGGCGATGGATTCGAATTGACACTGCCTGTGTCTGCACGCTCCTCAGCCGGACTGGCCGGGCCTGA